From one Triticum urartu cultivar G1812 chromosome 3, Tu2.1, whole genome shotgun sequence genomic stretch:
- the LOC125544932 gene encoding cold and drought-regulated protein CORA-like isoform X1 gives MGGGHDMHGGHNGGVKGFVSGLVNGGKGHGYGSSYGQGHGYGGGHVQGYGGHGQSYEHGYGGHAQHGHGGYEHGYGGGHAQHGHGHEHGYGGHVQQHGYGGGHAQLGYPPAAGAYPPHGGYQAHGYAPAAYPSHGAHHGHMGSYHTGHGGGHHHGGKHGGKYHGGKHGSRW, from the exons ATGGGTGGAGGCCACGACATGCACGGCGGCCACAACGGCGGCGTGAAGGGCTTCGTGTCCGGCCTCGTTAACGGCGGGAAAGGCCACGGCTACGGATCGTCATACGGCCAGGGGCACGGCTACGGCGGTGGCCACGTGCAGGGCTACGGCGGCCATGGCCAGAGCTACGAGCACGGGTACGGCGGGCATGCGCAGCACGGGCACGGCGGCTATGAGCACGGGTACGGCGGCGGACATGCGCAGCACGGCCATGGCCACGAGCACGGGTACGGCGGACACGTGCAGCAGCACGGATACGGCGGTGGCCACGCGCAGCTCGGGTACCCTCCTGCCGCCGGTGCCTACCCTCCGCACGGCGGCTACCAGGCGCACGGCTACGCGCCGGCGGCCTACCCCTCTCACGGTGCGCACCACG GTCACATGGGATCGTACCACACCGGGCATGGCGGCGGGCACCACCACGGCGGCAAGCACGGCGGCAAGTACCATGGCGGCAAGCACGGCAGTAGGTGGTGA
- the LOC125544932 gene encoding glycine-rich cell wall structural protein 1.8-like isoform X2, translating to MGGGHDMHGGHNGGVKGFVSGLVNGGKGHGYGSSYGQGHGYGGGHVQGYGGHGQSYEHGYGGHAQHGHGGYEHGYGGGHAQHGHGHEHGYGGHVQQHGYGGGHAQLGYPPAAGAYPPHGGYQAHGYAPAAYPSHGHMGSYHTGHGGGHHHGGKHGGKYHGGKHGSRW from the exons ATGGGTGGAGGCCACGACATGCACGGCGGCCACAACGGCGGCGTGAAGGGCTTCGTGTCCGGCCTCGTTAACGGCGGGAAAGGCCACGGCTACGGATCGTCATACGGCCAGGGGCACGGCTACGGCGGTGGCCACGTGCAGGGCTACGGCGGCCATGGCCAGAGCTACGAGCACGGGTACGGCGGGCATGCGCAGCACGGGCACGGCGGCTATGAGCACGGGTACGGCGGCGGACATGCGCAGCACGGCCATGGCCACGAGCACGGGTACGGCGGACACGTGCAGCAGCACGGATACGGCGGTGGCCACGCGCAGCTCGGGTACCCTCCTGCCGCCGGTGCCTACCCTCCGCACGGCGGCTACCAGGCGCACGGCTACGCGCCGGCGGCCTACCCCTCTCACG GTCACATGGGATCGTACCACACCGGGCATGGCGGCGGGCACCACCACGGCGGCAAGCACGGCGGCAAGTACCATGGCGGCAAGCACGGCAGTAGGTGGTGA